Within the Methanothermobacter sp. genome, the region CTCTGGTCCATGACCTGGGGCTGTGTGCACGCATCCTGTCCCCTCTGTAAGTGTTACATGTTCTCCTACTATGATATGATGTTCAAAATTCTTATGATAGGGTACTTCTTCCCTGAGGGGATGCTCATATTTTAATCCTTCAAGTTCACTCCCTTTAACTCTTCTTATTATCTTGTAATCTTCTAGTATGGTGTCTGCTAGGGACTCTGCTAAAAGGTATGTTTCTTTACCGGTTTTTGCATAAATATAATCAAAATCAGGGTGGACTGTTACTGCCATGTTGGCTGGAAGTGTCCATGGTGTTGTTGTCCATACTAAGATGTAATGATTCTCTTCTTCTAATGGGAATTTCACGTATATTGAAGGGTCTTCCTTTTCATGATAGTCTATTTCAGCCAGTGCTAAAGCCGTTTCACAACGCGGGCACCATGTTATAACTCTTAGATCATTTATGAGCAGGTTCTTTTTATGTGCTTGTTTTAGGGTCCACCAACAGGATTCCATGTAATTGGGGTCAAAAGTGATATAGGGTTTTTCCCAGTCCATCCAAACCCCTAGTCTTTTGAATTGCCCCGTCATTATTTCCTTGTTTTTAGTGGCGAATTCTCTACACTTTTCCACGAATTTTTCTATTCCTATTTTCTCTATCTCCTTTTTACTTTTTATGCCGAGGAGCCCTTCTACTTTATGTTCGATTGGAAGGCCGTGAGCATCCCAACCAGCTTGTCTTCTAACATTGAATCCGTTCATGCTCTTGAACCTGAGGTATGCATCCTTTATAATCTTATTCCATGCTGTTCCAAGGTGTATCCGGCCACTGCAATATGGTGGACCATCTAAGAATGAATATCTTGGTTTATCCTTTCTGAGTCTTTTAATTCGCTCGTAGATGTCCCTTTCTTCCCAGAAGTCTTGGACTTTTTCTTCGATACGGTGTGGTTGATATGTTTTTTCAGCCTCTTGGATTGGCATGATAACTCTCCCATCTCTTTGGGGGGGTTGTGAAGAATTAGAATGTCTTAAGTTTCCCTTTTATTAGCATCTCTGTTATGTCCCCTATATTGTCGAGCCATTCGTCCATTATCCTTGAAATATCCCCTTTAACGTCTTCTATCTTGTAGCCTTCTTCGAGCAGTATCTGAGAGGTTGCTGTTTTGGGTTGGTTGATTGGTTTACCTATCTGGCTTAGGATCATTATATGGACTTGTTTAACACCTTCCACTTCTTTTATGATATCCGATGCCATTTGGTTAGCTAATAGGTTGTATATTTTACCCACATGGTTTATTGGGTTTTTACCAGAAGTGGCCTCCAGTGACATTGGCCTGTTAGGTGTTATAAGCCCGTTAGCTCTGTTACCGCGCCCTGCTGAACCGTCATCTCCCATCTCAGCTGATGTTCCTGTAACCGTTATATAAACTGAAGGTTTTTCTTCATCGTATCTGTCAGCCGTGTTTATGAATATTTCAACGTTTCTGTCGGTGTATTTTCTGGTAAGATTTAGGATTTCCTCTTCGAGGATGTTTTTAACTTCTATGTACTCTTCAAGGTCTGTTATGTATTTGTCAATCATGGCAGCTGCGACTGTTAGGGTTATTTTATCCTCTTCCCTTAAACCCATGACTTTCACGTCTTCACCGACCGCTGGATATTTTTTCTTGAATTTTTTAGAGTTTAGCAGCTTTTCAGTTTCAAGTACTATGGTCTCTGTTTCTGAAAATGGGGCGAATCCAACCCCAAATGATGTGTCATTGGATAATGGGGCGCTGTCCCTTCTTGCGAACACATCCCTTAGTTCTCCGGACCCGTGGCCTATCTTGCATTCTACTACAGTGCATGTTTCAACATCAAGGTTTCTTATATTCTCTTTTAGGTATTCTTTAGCGGCTCCTATTGCTATACGGTCTATCCCTATTTTTTCATTGTCAACTTCTGAAATGCCCCGGCCGGTTAATAGTATGTTTATTGGTCTTAATACTTCACCGCCACCAAACTTTGGCGCGGACTCTCCTGCTGTTATCTGAACCTCATCAGTGTTATGGTGCATTATAGTCCCAAAATGTTCGAGATAAGCATTGCAAAGAGCTCTGCTAACAGACTCTGCTATACCATCACTTATACTATCAGGGTGCCCTATACCCTTCCTTTCTACTATTTCTATTTTTTGCTCTTCGATTGATGG harbors:
- a CDS encoding methionine adenosyltransferase, coding for MRNIIVEPLKQPSIEEQKIEIVERKGIGHPDSISDGIAESVSRALCNAYLEHFGTIMHHNTDEVQITAGESAPKFGGGEVLRPINILLTGRGISEVDNEKIGIDRIAIGAAKEYLKENIRNLDVETCTVVECKIGHGSGELRDVFARRDSAPLSNDTSFGVGFAPFSETETIVLETEKLLNSKKFKKKYPAVGEDVKVMGLREEDKITLTVAAAMIDKYITDLEEYIEVKNILEEEILNLTRKYTDRNVEIFINTADRYDEEKPSVYITVTGTSAEMGDDGSAGRGNRANGLITPNRPMSLEATSGKNPINHVGKIYNLLANQMASDIIKEVEGVKQVHIMILSQIGKPINQPKTATSQILLEEGYKIEDVKGDISRIMDEWLDNIGDITEMLIKGKLKTF